From Candidatus Neomarinimicrobiota bacterium, the proteins below share one genomic window:
- a CDS encoding DUF58 domain-containing protein, with protein sequence MLSGDILRKVRQIEIQTRRAVNEVFAGEYKSVFRGQGMEFSEVREYQIGDDIRRIDWNVTARFSHPYIRIMDEERELTVYFAVDISSSTQFGTAEQFKSELAAEVCSVLSFSAIRNGDKVGMISFNDRIEKYIPPRKGKSNAMRVIREILFGEHRAGKTDINGSLQYLFRVARKKSVVFIVSDFYDLDFNQSLKPLANKHDVILLHVVDPIDRALPDLGLISFMDPESGEERIVDTGDTNIREQYALAFAERSIRLDKMAKNAKADLITLHTDQSYLEPLANFFRMRGKLFH encoded by the coding sequence ATGCTTTCCGGAGATATACTCAGAAAAGTCAGACAAATTGAGATTCAGACCCGGCGTGCTGTCAACGAGGTCTTCGCCGGGGAGTATAAGTCTGTTTTTCGCGGCCAGGGGATGGAATTCTCCGAGGTCCGTGAATATCAGATTGGTGATGATATCCGTCGGATAGACTGGAATGTAACTGCCCGATTTTCCCATCCCTATATTCGAATCATGGATGAAGAGCGTGAATTGACAGTCTATTTTGCCGTGGATATCTCTTCATCCACACAGTTTGGTACTGCAGAACAATTTAAAAGTGAACTGGCGGCGGAAGTGTGCAGTGTCCTATCTTTTTCTGCTATCCGGAATGGCGATAAAGTGGGCATGATCAGTTTCAACGACCGGATTGAAAAGTATATTCCTCCCCGGAAAGGGAAATCCAATGCCATGCGGGTGATCCGGGAAATTCTTTTTGGCGAACACCGGGCCGGTAAAACGGACATCAATGGATCTCTCCAGTACCTCTTCAGGGTTGCCCGGAAAAAAAGTGTTGTGTTTATTGTCAGTGATTTTTACGACCTGGATTTTAACCAGTCCCTGAAACCCCTGGCCAATAAACATGATGTGATTCTCCTGCATGTAGTGGATCCCATCGACAGGGCACTGCCGGATCTGGGACTCATTTCCTTTATGGATCCTGAGAGCGGGGAAGAGCGGATTGTGGATACGGGGGACACAAATATCCGTGAACAATATGCACTGGCTTTTGCAGAACGGTCTATACGGCTGGATAAGATGGCGAAAAATGCAAAAGCCGATCTCATTACGCTCCACACCGATCAATCGTATCTGGAACCTTTGGCGAATTTTTTCAGAATGAGAGGGAAATTATTTCATTGA
- the rpmB gene encoding 50S ribosomal protein L28, protein MSKVCDICGKGPVYGNNVSHSHNKTRRRWEPNLQKVRVETNGTVKRIKVCTTCLKSNRVTKAI, encoded by the coding sequence ATGTCCAAAGTTTGTGATATCTGTGGTAAAGGTCCGGTTTACGGGAACAACGTCAGTCATTCCCATAATAAAACACGTCGTCGCTGGGAACCCAATCTTCAAAAGGTTCGGGTTGAGACGAACGGAACGGTGAAGCGTATTAAGGTTTGCACGACCTGTTTAAAATCAAACCGGGTAACAAAAGCTATCTGA
- a CDS encoding AAA family ATPase — MDFNIQLLNQQIQKESAFIEDILTELRKVIVGQDMMIRRLLTGLLADGHILLEGVPGLAKTLTVNSLALSIKTLFHRIQFTPDLLPADLIGTLIYNQKTSGFEVKKGPIFANIILADEINRSPAKVQSALLEAMQERQVTIGDNTYKLEEPFLVLATQNPIEQEGTYPLPEAQVDRFMLKIRVTYPSKEEEMKILNLMTGAQLPKSVKAVVTPEQIIQAKEVVRGIYVDEKIHKYVTDLVFATRYPEEYGLNNLKPLIDFGASPRASINLVNAAKANAFLDHRGYVTPEDIRELGADVLRHRIIPSFEAEAEEITVEDMIRNIFEIIPVP, encoded by the coding sequence ATGGATTTCAATATTCAGTTGCTGAATCAACAGATTCAAAAAGAGAGTGCATTTATCGAGGACATCCTGACAGAATTGCGAAAGGTGATTGTGGGTCAGGATATGATGATTCGCCGTTTGTTAACAGGATTGCTGGCAGATGGTCATATTCTGCTGGAAGGAGTCCCCGGACTGGCCAAGACCCTGACGGTAAACTCCCTGGCCCTGAGTATTAAAACTCTTTTTCACCGGATACAATTTACGCCGGATCTTTTGCCTGCTGATTTAATTGGAACGTTGATATACAACCAAAAGACATCTGGTTTTGAGGTGAAAAAGGGACCAATTTTTGCAAATATCATTCTGGCTGATGAAATCAATCGTTCTCCTGCCAAGGTCCAATCCGCACTGCTGGAAGCCATGCAGGAAAGACAGGTAACCATCGGCGACAACACATACAAACTGGAAGAACCCTTCCTGGTTCTGGCAACCCAGAATCCGATTGAACAGGAAGGAACCTATCCGCTTCCGGAAGCTCAGGTGGACCGGTTTATGTTGAAAATCCGGGTGACATATCCTTCAAAAGAAGAAGAGATGAAAATCCTGAATCTGATGACGGGGGCTCAATTGCCAAAAAGTGTTAAGGCCGTTGTCACTCCTGAACAAATTATACAGGCCAAAGAAGTTGTACGGGGAATTTATGTCGATGAAAAAATTCACAAATATGTGACGGATCTTGTCTTTGCTACCCGGTATCCGGAAGAGTACGGCCTGAATAATTTGAAACCTCTCATTGATTTTGGGGCGTCTCCCCGGGCGTCTATAAACCTGGTGAATGCAGCCAAAGCCAATGCTTTTCTGGATCACAGGGGATACGTCACACCTGAAGACATCCGGGAGCTGGGCGCAGATGTTTTACGTCACCGGATTATTCCCTCCTTCGAGGCGGAAGCGGAAGAAATAACCGTGGAAGATATGATTCGGAATATTTTTGAAATAATCCCCGTCCCCTGA